One window from the genome of Paracoccus marcusii encodes:
- the nuoI gene encoding NADH-quinone oxidoreductase subunit NuoI, producing the protein MAFDVVRATKYFLMVDFIKGFGLGMRYFFAPKATINYPHEKGPLSPRFRGEHALRRYPNGEERCIACKLCEAICPAQAITIDAEPRDDGSRRTTRYDIDMTKCIYCGFCQEACPVDAIVEGPNFEFATETREELFYNKDKLLDNGARWESEIARNLAMDAPYR; encoded by the coding sequence ATGGCTTTCGACGTCGTCCGCGCCACCAAGTACTTCCTGATGGTGGATTTCATCAAAGGGTTCGGCCTGGGCATGCGCTATTTCTTCGCGCCCAAGGCGACCATCAACTATCCCCACGAAAAGGGTCCGCTGTCGCCGCGCTTCCGCGGCGAGCACGCCCTGCGCCGCTATCCCAACGGCGAGGAGCGCTGCATCGCCTGCAAGCTGTGCGAAGCGATCTGCCCTGCGCAGGCGATCACCATCGATGCCGAACCGCGCGACGATGGCTCGCGCCGCACGACGCGCTATGACATCGACATGACCAAGTGCATCTATTGCGGCTTCTGCCAGGAGGCCTGCCCGGTCGATGCGATCGTCGAAGGGCCGAACTTTGAATTCGCCACTGAGACCCGCGAGGAGTTGTTCTACAACAAGGACAAGCTGCTGGATAACGGCGCTCGTTGGGAATCCGAGATCGCGCGCAACCTGGCGATGGACGCGCCCTACAGATGA
- the nuoH gene encoding NADH-quinone oxidoreductase subunit NuoH — protein MAEFWASSWGIALILLAQGLALIVFVMLSLVYMVYGDRKIWAAVQMRRGPNVVGPWGVLQTFADALKFVVKEIVVPAGADKFVFFLAPFLSMMLALLAFVAIPFAPGWVMADINVGILFIFAVSSLEVYGVIMGGWASNSKFPFLGSLRSAAQMISYEVSLGLIIIGVIISAGSMNLTAIVEAQRGAGLLSWFWLPHLPMVVLFFVSALAETNRPPFDLPEAESELVAGFMTEYSSTPYLLFMAGEYIAMWLMCALISLLFFGGWLSPIPGLPDGAIWMFLKMVIWFFMFAMVKAIVPRYRYDQLMRIGWKVFLPLSLGWVVIVAFLAKFEVFGTFWARWAGV, from the coding sequence ATGGCTGAATTTTGGGCATCCTCCTGGGGCATCGCGCTGATCCTGCTGGCGCAGGGCCTGGCGCTGATCGTCTTCGTGATGCTGTCGCTGGTCTACATGGTCTATGGCGACCGCAAGATCTGGGCGGCGGTGCAGATGCGCCGCGGACCCAACGTGGTCGGGCCCTGGGGCGTCCTTCAGACATTCGCCGACGCGCTGAAATTCGTGGTCAAGGAAATCGTCGTGCCCGCGGGCGCGGACAAGTTCGTGTTCTTCCTGGCGCCGTTCCTGTCGATGATGCTGGCGCTGCTGGCCTTCGTGGCGATTCCCTTCGCGCCGGGCTGGGTCATGGCAGACATCAACGTGGGCATCCTGTTCATCTTCGCGGTCTCCTCGCTGGAGGTCTATGGGGTGATCATGGGGGGCTGGGCGTCCAACTCCAAGTTCCCGTTCCTGGGCTCGCTGCGGTCGGCCGCACAGATGATCAGCTATGAGGTCAGCCTGGGCCTGATCATCATCGGCGTGATCATCTCGGCAGGCTCGATGAACCTGACGGCCATCGTCGAAGCGCAGCGCGGGGCGGGACTGCTGTCCTGGTTCTGGCTGCCGCACCTGCCGATGGTCGTCCTGTTCTTCGTGTCGGCCCTGGCCGAGACCAACCGCCCGCCCTTCGACCTGCCGGAAGCGGAATCCGAACTGGTCGCGGGCTTCATGACCGAATATTCCTCGACCCCCTATCTGCTGTTCATGGCCGGCGAATACATCGCCATGTGGCTGATGTGCGCGCTGATCAGCCTGCTGTTTTTCGGTGGCTGGCTGTCGCCCATCCCCGGCCTGCCGGACGGCGCGATCTGGATGTTCCTCAAGATGGTCATCTGGTTCTTCATGTTCGCGATGGTGAAGGCCATCGTGCCGCGGTACCGCTATGACCAGTTGATGCGGATCGGCTGGAAGGTGTTCCTGCCGCTGTCCCTGGGCTGGGTCGTGATCGTGGCTTTCCTTGCGAAATTCGAAGTCTTCGGGACCTTCTGGGCCCGTTGGGCAGGAGTGTAA
- the nuoL gene encoding NADH-quinone oxidoreductase subunit L — protein sequence MAQFILFAPLLGALIAGFGWRLIGERGAQILTTTILFAAAALSWVVFLTLGEPQSIPVMDWIVSGDFTSEWAIRLDRLTAIMLIVINSVSALVHLYSFGYMAHDENFGDDEPYRARFFAYLSFFTFSMLMLVTSDNLLQMFFGWEGVGVASYLLIGFYFKKQSAGAAAMKAFIVNRVGDFGFLLGIFGLWWMTGSIQFDEIFAQVPMLAQTEMTFLWRDWNAANVLAILLFIGAMGKSAQLFLHTWLPDAMEGPTPVSALIHAATMVTAGVFLVCRMSPLYEFAPEAKMFIVYIGATTAFFAATVGLVQNDIKRVIAYSTCSQLGYMFVAAGVGVYSVAMFHLFTHAFFKAMLFLGAGSVIHAMHHEQDMRNYGGLRKKIPLTFAAMMIGTLAITGVGIPLTHIGFAGFLSKDAVIESAFVGSTYAFWMLVIAALMTSFYSWRLMFMTFFGTPRGDHHAHDHAHESPRVMTAPLVVLAFGSIFAGMIWYNSFFEEEGVAGFFGIEAAVHHEEAGHAEGAAVAGTGTALEGSVAEAPAAEPEGAATHAAAGAAEDPADIASYAVTPGAIYMRPDNHVMHDAHYVPAWVKVSPFIAMLIGFGLAWLMYIRRPELPGQLAAQQRGLYQFLLNKWYFDQAYDAIFVRPARWIGRKLWTAGDGAVIDGAINGLALGIIPRLTRFAGRVQSGYLFHYAFAMVLGIVGLLIWVMMRGAH from the coding sequence ATGGCTCAGTTCATTCTTTTCGCGCCCCTGCTGGGTGCGCTGATCGCGGGCTTCGGATGGCGCCTGATCGGAGAGCGCGGCGCGCAGATCCTGACGACCACCATACTGTTTGCCGCCGCGGCCCTGTCGTGGGTGGTCTTCCTGACCCTGGGCGAGCCGCAGAGCATCCCCGTCATGGACTGGATCGTCTCGGGCGACTTCACCTCCGAATGGGCGATCCGACTGGACCGCCTGACCGCGATCATGCTGATCGTGATCAATTCGGTCTCGGCGCTCGTGCACCTCTACAGCTTCGGCTACATGGCGCATGACGAGAATTTCGGCGACGACGAGCCCTACCGCGCGCGTTTCTTCGCCTATCTGTCGTTCTTCACCTTCTCGATGCTGATGCTGGTGACCTCCGACAACCTGCTGCAGATGTTCTTCGGTTGGGAAGGCGTGGGCGTCGCCTCGTATCTGCTGATCGGCTTCTACTTCAAGAAGCAGTCGGCGGGCGCCGCCGCGATGAAGGCGTTCATCGTCAACCGCGTTGGTGACTTCGGCTTCCTGCTGGGCATCTTCGGCCTTTGGTGGATGACCGGGTCGATCCAGTTCGACGAGATCTTCGCCCAGGTCCCGATGCTGGCCCAGACCGAGATGACCTTCCTGTGGCGTGACTGGAACGCCGCCAACGTGCTGGCGATCCTGCTTTTCATCGGCGCAATGGGCAAGTCGGCGCAGCTGTTCCTGCACACCTGGCTGCCCGACGCGATGGAGGGCCCGACCCCGGTGTCGGCCCTGATCCACGCGGCGACCATGGTCACCGCGGGCGTGTTCCTGGTCTGCCGGATGTCGCCGCTTTACGAATTCGCGCCCGAAGCCAAGATGTTCATCGTCTATATCGGCGCGACCACCGCCTTCTTCGCGGCGACTGTCGGTCTGGTCCAGAACGACATCAAGCGCGTCATCGCCTATTCGACCTGTTCGCAGCTGGGCTACATGTTCGTAGCAGCAGGCGTCGGCGTCTATTCGGTCGCCATGTTCCACCTATTCACGCATGCCTTCTTCAAGGCCATGCTGTTCCTGGGCGCGGGTTCGGTGATCCACGCGATGCATCACGAGCAGGACATGCGAAACTATGGGGGGCTGCGCAAGAAGATCCCGCTGACCTTCGCGGCAATGATGATCGGCACGCTGGCCATCACGGGCGTGGGCATCCCGCTGACCCATATCGGCTTCGCGGGCTTCCTGTCCAAGGATGCCGTGATCGAGAGCGCCTTCGTCGGCAGCACCTATGCCTTCTGGATGCTGGTGATCGCCGCGCTGATGACCAGCTTCTATTCCTGGCGACTGATGTTCATGACGTTCTTCGGCACGCCGCGCGGCGATCATCATGCGCATGACCACGCGCATGAGAGCCCGCGCGTGATGACCGCGCCGCTGGTCGTGCTGGCCTTCGGCTCGATCTTCGCAGGCATGATCTGGTACAACAGCTTCTTCGAGGAGGAGGGCGTTGCCGGCTTCTTCGGGATCGAGGCCGCCGTCCACCACGAGGAGGCCGGACATGCCGAAGGCGCCGCCGTCGCGGGCACCGGCACGGCCCTGGAAGGCAGCGTGGCCGAGGCCCCCGCAGCGGAGCCCGAGGGTGCCGCAACCCACGCCGCCGCAGGCGCGGCCGAGGATCCGGCCGACATCGCCAGCTATGCCGTGACGCCCGGTGCGATCTACATGCGGCCGGACAACCACGTGATGCATGACGCCCACTATGTCCCCGCCTGGGTCAAGGTGTCGCCGTTCATCGCGATGCTGATCGGGTTCGGTCTGGCGTGGCTGATGTACATCCGCCGTCCCGAACTGCCCGGCCAGCTGGCGGCACAACAGCGGGGCCTGTACCAGTTCCTGCTGAACAAGTGGTACTTCGACCAGGCCTATGACGCGATCTTCGTGCGTCCCGCGCGCTGGATCGGCCGCAAGCTGTGGACGGCCGGTGACGGAGCCGTTATCGACGGCGCCATCAACGGGCTAGCCTTGGGAATCATCCCGCGCCTGACCCGGTTCGCCGGACGGGTGCAGTCGGGCTATCTGTTCCACTACGCCTTCGCGATGGTTCTGGGCATCGTGGGCTTGCTGATCTGGGTGATGATGCGGGGCGCGCACTGA
- a CDS encoding DUF5333 domain-containing protein, with protein sequence MKRPMLAAIALAFLALPAAAQVPLSQETYINDRLVQARVADMLRRGCPDISARMIRAFSEARALKRYALDQGYSETEIETFLDSREDRRRIYAEADRYMVQNGVVNGQPETFCRLGRDEIARQTVAGSLLSAR encoded by the coding sequence ATGAAACGACCCATGCTTGCCGCCATCGCCCTGGCGTTCCTGGCCCTTCCTGCCGCCGCGCAGGTGCCGCTGAGCCAGGAGACCTATATCAACGACCGGCTGGTCCAGGCCCGTGTGGCCGACATGCTGCGCCGGGGATGCCCCGACATCAGCGCGCGGATGATCCGTGCCTTCAGCGAGGCGCGCGCGCTGAAACGCTATGCCCTGGATCAGGGCTATTCCGAGACCGAGATCGAGACCTTTCTGGACAGCCGCGAGGATCGCCGACGCATCTATGCCGAGGCAGACCGCTATATGGTCCAGAACGGTGTCGTGAACGGACAGCCGGAAACCTTTTGCCGCCTCGGGCGGGACGAAATCGCACGGCAGACGGTCGCAGGATCGCTGCTGAGTGCCAGATAA
- the nuoG gene encoding NADH-quinone oxidoreductase subunit NuoG produces the protein MAELRTIKIDGIEIQVDPNLTLIQACEQAGIEIPRFCYHERLSIAGNCRMCLVEVVGGPPKPAASCAMQVKDMRPGPDGAPSEIRTNSPMVKKAREGVMEFLLINHPLDCPICDQGGECDLQDQAMAYGVDFSRYREPKRASEELNLGPLVETHMTRCISCTRCVRFTSEVAGITQMGQTGRGEDSEITSYLNQTLESNLQGNIIDLCPVGALVSKPYAFTARPWELTKTETIDVMDALGSAIRVDTKGREVMRILPRNHDAVNEEWISDKTRFVWDGLRRQRLDTPYLRENGRLRPATWPEVLTAAARAMQGGKVAGLVGDLASVEAAFSLKTLVEGLGGSVECRTDGARLPAGNRSGYVGNAVIEDIDTAASILLIGTNPRDEAAVLNARLRRAWARGAQVTVVGPAVDLTFDYDHAGTDRAALSALLDKAEQSEDAGIIIIGQGALREADGEAVLAAAQALAQTTGARLLVLHTAAGRVGAMDVGAVTEGGMSAAIDGAQVIFNLGADEVEIAAGPVVIYQGSHGDRGAHRADIILPAACYTEEMGLFVNTEGRPQLAMRANFAPGEAKENWAILRALSAELGQTLPWDSLAQLRRALVEAVPHLGQVDQVVESDWQPLPMRDLGQAAFVNPIRDFYLTNPIARSSPLMGELSRMAAARHMPALAAE, from the coding sequence ATGGCCGAATTGCGGACAATCAAGATCGACGGCATCGAGATCCAGGTCGATCCGAACCTGACCTTGATCCAGGCCTGCGAGCAGGCCGGGATCGAGATCCCGCGTTTCTGCTATCACGAGCGGCTGTCCATCGCGGGCAACTGCCGGATGTGCCTGGTCGAGGTCGTAGGCGGCCCGCCCAAGCCCGCCGCCTCCTGCGCGATGCAGGTCAAGGACATGCGCCCCGGTCCCGACGGCGCGCCGTCTGAGATCCGCACCAACAGTCCGATGGTCAAGAAGGCCCGCGAAGGCGTGATGGAGTTCCTGCTGATCAACCATCCGCTGGATTGTCCGATCTGCGACCAGGGCGGCGAATGCGACCTGCAGGACCAGGCGATGGCATACGGCGTCGATTTCAGCCGCTATCGCGAGCCCAAGCGTGCCTCCGAGGAGCTGAACCTGGGGCCGCTGGTCGAGACCCACATGACGCGCTGCATCAGCTGCACCCGCTGCGTGCGCTTCACCAGCGAGGTCGCGGGAATCACCCAGATGGGCCAGACCGGTCGCGGCGAGGACAGCGAGATCACCAGCTATCTGAACCAGACGCTGGAATCGAACCTGCAGGGCAACATCATCGACCTGTGCCCGGTGGGCGCGCTGGTGTCGAAGCCCTATGCCTTCACCGCCCGCCCGTGGGAGCTGACCAAGACCGAGACGATCGACGTCATGGACGCGCTTGGCAGCGCGATCCGCGTGGACACCAAGGGTCGCGAAGTGATGCGCATCCTGCCGCGCAACCATGATGCGGTGAACGAGGAGTGGATCAGCGACAAGACCCGCTTTGTTTGGGACGGTCTGCGTCGCCAGCGTCTGGACACCCCCTATCTGCGCGAGAACGGTCGCCTGCGCCCGGCCACTTGGCCCGAGGTGCTGACCGCCGCCGCCCGCGCGATGCAGGGCGGAAAGGTCGCGGGCCTGGTCGGCGACCTGGCCTCGGTCGAGGCGGCCTTCAGCCTCAAGACGCTGGTCGAGGGGCTGGGCGGTTCAGTGGAATGCCGCACCGACGGCGCGCGCCTTCCCGCGGGCAACCGGTCGGGCTATGTCGGCAATGCGGTGATCGAGGATATCGACACCGCTGCGTCCATCCTGCTGATCGGGACCAACCCGCGCGACGAGGCGGCCGTGCTGAACGCCCGCCTGCGCCGGGCCTGGGCACGCGGCGCGCAGGTCACGGTCGTCGGTCCGGCGGTCGATTTGACCTTCGATTATGACCATGCGGGCACCGATCGCGCGGCGCTGTCCGCCTTGCTGGACAAGGCCGAACAGTCCGAGGACGCGGGCATCATCATCATCGGGCAGGGCGCCCTGCGCGAGGCCGACGGCGAGGCCGTGCTGGCCGCCGCCCAGGCCTTGGCCCAGACCACCGGTGCGCGCCTGCTGGTCCTGCACACCGCAGCGGGCCGCGTGGGTGCGATGGACGTGGGTGCCGTGACCGAGGGCGGGATGTCCGCCGCGATCGACGGGGCGCAGGTGATCTTCAACCTGGGCGCCGATGAGGTCGAGATCGCCGCGGGTCCTGTAGTCATCTATCAGGGCAGCCATGGCGACCGGGGCGCGCATCGCGCCGACATCATCCTGCCCGCCGCCTGCTATACCGAAGAGATGGGCCTGTTCGTGAACACCGAGGGCCGTCCCCAGCTGGCCATGCGCGCCAATTTCGCGCCGGGCGAGGCCAAGGAGAACTGGGCCATCCTGCGCGCCCTGTCGGCCGAGCTGGGCCAGACCCTGCCGTGGGACAGCCTGGCGCAGCTGCGTCGTGCGCTGGTCGAGGCCGTGCCGCATCTGGGCCAGGTCGATCAGGTCGTCGAGAGCGACTGGCAGCCCCTGCCGATGCGGGACCTGGGCCAGGCGGCCTTCGTGAACCCGATCCGTGATTTCTATCTGACGAACCCGATCGCACGCAGCTCTCCGCTGATGGGAGAGTTGTCGCGCATGGCTGCGGCGCGCCATATGCCCGCGTTGGCTGCGGAGTAA
- the nuoE gene encoding NADH-quinone oxidoreductase subunit NuoE, whose product MLRRLHPVQPDSFEFTPANLEWAQAQITKYPEGRQQSAIIPVLWRAQEQEGWLSRPAIEYCAELLGMAYIRALEVATFYFMFQLQPVGTVANIQICGTTTCMICGAEDLVAVCKRKIAPTPHTLSADGKFSWEEVECLGACANAPMAQIGKDYYEDLTPESLEALIDRMSAGEVPVPGSQTGRFASEPVSGLTSLADLKGQEGHNASVQLASDLGETLKRIDGTEVPILTKWRRKPDAAADDQTGVDTAPEREPRPSDGAPVDSTGVTEQEAQASSAARPVSAREPADVRKDDKDRD is encoded by the coding sequence ATGCTGCGCCGCCTGCACCCCGTCCAGCCGGACAGTTTCGAATTCACGCCTGCGAACCTGGAATGGGCGCAGGCACAGATCACCAAATACCCCGAAGGTCGTCAGCAATCGGCGATCATTCCTGTCCTGTGGCGTGCCCAGGAACAGGAAGGCTGGCTGTCGCGTCCCGCCATCGAATATTGCGCCGAACTGTTGGGCATGGCCTATATCCGGGCGCTGGAAGTGGCGACGTTCTACTTCATGTTCCAGCTGCAACCCGTTGGGACTGTTGCGAACATTCAGATCTGCGGCACCACGACCTGCATGATCTGCGGAGCCGAGGACCTGGTCGCGGTCTGCAAGCGCAAGATCGCGCCCACGCCGCATACCCTGTCGGCCGACGGCAAGTTCAGCTGGGAGGAGGTCGAGTGCCTTGGCGCCTGCGCCAACGCCCCGATGGCCCAGATCGGCAAGGACTACTATGAGGATCTGACGCCCGAGAGCCTCGAGGCGCTGATCGACCGCATGTCGGCCGGAGAGGTTCCGGTGCCCGGATCGCAGACCGGTCGCTTTGCGTCCGAACCCGTCAGCGGGCTGACCAGCTTGGCCGATCTGAAGGGGCAGGAGGGTCACAACGCCAGCGTGCAACTGGCCTCTGACCTGGGCGAGACGCTGAAGCGGATCGACGGGACCGAGGTTCCGATCCTGACGAAATGGCGCCGCAAGCCCGATGCCGCGGCGGACGACCAGACCGGCGTGGACACCGCGCCGGAACGCGAACCGCGCCCGTCGGACGGGGCACCGGTCGATTCGACCGGCGTGACCGAGCAGGAGGCGCAGGCCAGTTCGGCCGCGCGCCCGGTTTCGGCGCGCGAACCGGCCGATGTGCGCAAGGATGACAAGGACCGCGACTGA
- a CDS encoding carboxymuconolactone decarboxylase family protein: MTDPFTKMFQQMLSQGQEMARTFNPALEHFDVKAFEKMFPTMPADMLEMWFGKTFNRDGLDARTRLLVTIAAMTVQGALAEPQMRMTIRHAIEAGATPREIAEVIYQMGMFGGLPAMQKALEIAQGVFTESEGSPQS; the protein is encoded by the coding sequence ATGACCGATCCCTTCACCAAGATGTTCCAGCAGATGCTGAGCCAGGGACAGGAGATGGCGCGGACCTTCAATCCGGCGCTGGAGCATTTCGACGTCAAGGCGTTCGAGAAGATGTTCCCGACCATGCCCGCGGACATGCTGGAGATGTGGTTCGGCAAGACCTTCAACCGCGACGGCCTGGATGCGCGCACCCGCCTGCTGGTGACCATTGCGGCGATGACCGTGCAGGGCGCGCTGGCCGAACCGCAGATGCGCATGACCATCCGCCACGCCATCGAGGCAGGCGCCACCCCGCGCGAGATCGCCGAGGTGATCTATCAGATGGGCATGTTCGGCGGCCTGCCGGCGATGCAGAAGGCGCTGGAGATCGCCCAGGGCGTCTTTACCGAATCCGAGGGGAGCCCCCAGTCATGA
- the nuoF gene encoding NADH-quinone oxidoreductase subunit NuoF, which translates to MLKDQDRIFTNLYGMGDRSLAGAQKRGHWDGTGDIIGRGRDKIIEQVKASGLRGRGGAGFPTGLKWSFMPKESDGRPSYLVINADESEPATCKDREIMRHDPHTLIEGALIASFAMNAHVCYIYLRGEYIREKEALQAAIDECYDAGLLGANAAGSGWDFDLYLHHGAGAYICGEETALLESLEGKKGMPRMKPPFPAGAGLYGCPTTVNNVESIAVVPTILRRGAEWFAGFGRPNNAGVKLFGLTGHLNAPCVVEEAMSISMKELIEKHGGGVRGGWKNLKAVIPGGASCPVLTAEQCENAIMDYDGMRELKSSFGTGCMIVMDQSTDIIKAIWRLSAFFKHESCGQCTPCREGTGWMMRVMARLVSGEAEVEEIDMLLDVTKQVEGHTICALGDAAAWPIQGLIRNFRGEIEDRLIAKKTGRTGALAAE; encoded by the coding sequence ATGCTGAAAGACCAGGATCGCATTTTCACCAACCTGTATGGCATGGGCGACCGCAGCCTGGCGGGCGCGCAGAAGCGCGGCCATTGGGACGGGACCGGCGACATCATCGGCCGCGGGCGCGACAAGATCATCGAGCAGGTCAAGGCTTCGGGGCTGCGTGGACGTGGCGGCGCAGGCTTTCCGACCGGTCTGAAATGGTCCTTCATGCCCAAGGAATCGGACGGCCGGCCCAGCTATCTGGTGATCAACGCCGACGAATCCGAGCCTGCGACCTGCAAGGACCGCGAGATCATGCGCCATGATCCGCACACCCTGATCGAGGGTGCGCTGATCGCAAGCTTCGCGATGAACGCGCATGTCTGCTACATCTACCTGCGCGGCGAATACATCCGCGAAAAGGAGGCCCTGCAGGCCGCCATCGACGAATGCTATGATGCGGGGCTTCTGGGCGCGAATGCGGCCGGGTCGGGATGGGATTTCGACCTGTACCTGCACCACGGCGCCGGCGCCTATATCTGTGGCGAGGAGACCGCGCTGCTGGAAAGCCTGGAGGGCAAGAAGGGCATGCCGCGCATGAAGCCGCCGTTTCCGGCGGGTGCGGGCCTTTATGGCTGTCCGACCACGGTGAACAACGTCGAATCCATCGCCGTCGTGCCGACGATCCTGCGCCGCGGGGCGGAGTGGTTCGCGGGCTTTGGCCGTCCGAACAACGCGGGCGTTAAGCTGTTCGGCCTGACCGGCCACCTGAATGCCCCCTGCGTGGTCGAGGAGGCCATGTCGATCAGCATGAAGGAGCTGATCGAGAAGCATGGCGGCGGCGTGCGCGGCGGCTGGAAGAACCTCAAGGCGGTGATTCCCGGCGGCGCCTCCTGCCCGGTCCTGACGGCCGAGCAGTGCGAGAACGCCATCATGGATTACGACGGCATGCGCGAGCTGAAATCCAGTTTTGGCACCGGCTGCATGATCGTGATGGATCAGTCGACCGACATCATCAAGGCGATCTGGCGCCTGTCCGCCTTCTTCAAGCACGAAAGCTGCGGCCAATGCACGCCCTGCCGCGAGGGCACCGGCTGGATGATGCGCGTCATGGCGCGCCTGGTGTCCGGCGAGGCCGAGGTCGAGGAGATCGACATGCTGCTGGACGTGACCAAGCAGGTCGAAGGCCATACCATCTGTGCCTTGGGCGACGCGGCGGCATGGCCGATCCAGGGCCTGATCCGCAATTTCCGCGGAGAGATCGAGGATCGCCTGATCGCCAAGAAGACCGGGCGCACGGGCGCGCTGGCCGCGGAATGA
- the nuoK gene encoding NADH-quinone oxidoreductase subunit NuoK: MIGLTHYLVVGAILFVAGIFGIFVNRKNVIVILMSIELMLLAVNINFVAFSAHLGDLGGQIFTMFILTVAAAEAAIGLAILVVFFRNRGTIAVEDVNVMKG, translated from the coding sequence ATGATCGGATTGACACATTACCTGGTCGTGGGCGCGATATTGTTCGTCGCCGGGATCTTCGGCATCTTCGTGAACCGCAAGAACGTCATCGTCATCCTGATGTCGATCGAGCTGATGCTGCTGGCGGTCAACATCAACTTCGTCGCCTTTTCAGCCCATCTGGGCGATCTGGGCGGGCAGATCTTCACCATGTTCATCCTGACCGTCGCCGCGGCCGAAGCGGCCATCGGCCTGGCCATCCTGGTCGTCTTCTTCCGCAACCGCGGTACGATCGCGGTGGAAGATGTCAACGTGATGAAAGGTTAG
- a CDS encoding DUF5337 domain-containing protein produces the protein MADPAQDARQMRLVAIVIATTMLIWLAIQAIGQHYDWAARWAFLADLAAIGAFVWSLIVTWRIWRRRNA, from the coding sequence ATGGCGGACCCCGCGCAGGACGCCCGCCAGATGCGGCTGGTCGCGATCGTGATCGCGACGACCATGCTGATCTGGCTCGCCATCCAGGCGATCGGGCAGCACTATGACTGGGCGGCGCGGTGGGCCTTTCTGGCCGACCTTGCCGCCATCGGCGCTTTTGTCTGGTCGCTGATCGTGACCTGGCGTATCTGGCGGCGCAGGAATGCGTGA
- a CDS encoding NADH-quinone oxidoreductase subunit J has translation MMTFAFYLFAISVCTAGFMVVLARNPVHSVLWLILAFLSAAGLFVLLGAEFVAMLLIIVYVGAVAVLFLFVVMMLDVDFTKLKGEFARYLPLAGLIAIVLLAQLAIAYGAWESSDQSATLRSVPMATEVLNTNAIGLLLYDRYILPFQISGLILLVAMIGAITLTMRHRTNVKRQDVIAQMHRDPAKAMQLRDVKPGQGL, from the coding sequence ATGATGACATTCGCATTCTACCTGTTCGCCATCTCTGTCTGCACGGCGGGCTTCATGGTGGTGCTGGCGCGCAACCCGGTCCATTCGGTGCTGTGGCTGATCCTGGCCTTCCTGTCGGCCGCGGGGCTGTTCGTCCTGCTGGGCGCCGAGTTCGTGGCCATGCTGCTGATCATCGTCTATGTCGGTGCGGTCGCGGTGCTGTTCCTCTTCGTGGTCATGATGCTGGACGTGGACTTCACCAAGCTGAAGGGCGAGTTCGCCCGCTATCTGCCGCTGGCCGGCCTGATCGCCATCGTCCTGCTGGCGCAGCTGGCCATCGCCTATGGCGCGTGGGAAAGCAGCGATCAGTCGGCGACCCTGCGGTCCGTGCCGATGGCGACCGAGGTTCTGAACACTAACGCGATCGGTCTGCTGCTCTATGACCGCTACATCCTGCCGTTCCAGATCTCGGGCCTGATCCTGCTGGTCGCGATGATCGGGGCGATCACGCTGACCATGCGGCACCGCACCAACGTCAAGCGCCAGGACGTGATCGCCCAGATGCACCGCGATCCGGCCAAGGCCATGCAGCTGCGCGACGTCAAGCCGGGGCAGGGGCTGTAA